In Solea senegalensis isolate Sse05_10M linkage group LG18, IFAPA_SoseM_1, whole genome shotgun sequence, a single window of DNA contains:
- the LOC122759446 gene encoding janus kinase and microtubule-interacting protein 3-like yields the protein MSKRGGGRGKGERPDAMATLQAANEELRAKLTDIQIELQHEKNKVSRLEREKSQELKAEHHRATVALTELKTKLHEEKQKELAVTRETLLRQHEMELMRVIKIKDGEIQRLNGLVLTLRDASTDKVRSALLAEAEEARRGWEVERCRLQQEVLELRKSKRSLEDALTSSQQAGQARAAELRSAHHHHQEELNRTKRDCEKEVRRLMDEIKLKDRAVSVLDKALGLQAGHAHRLQLQTQAAEQQIAVLRDAQRAGTNHTPNSTPNTTPHISQEDRDTRRFQLKIAELSSVVRKLEDRNALLSEERNELVTHTDRHTQTHTHTHT from the exons ATGTCAAAGCGAGGAGGGGGGCGGGGAAAGGGGGAGCGACCAGACGCCATGGCAACCCTTCAAGCAGCCAATGAGGAGCTGAGAGCCAAATTGACAGACATTCAGATTGAACTGCAACACGAGAAGAACAAG GTGAGTCGTCTGGAGCGGGAGAAGAGTCAGGAGCTGAAGGCGGAGCATCACCGGGCGACGGTGGCTCTGACGGAGCTGAAGACTAAACTCCACGAGGAGAAGCAGAAGGAGCTGGCCGTTACCAGGGAGACGTTACTACGGCAACACGAGATGGAGCTGATGCGGGTGATTAAGATCAAAGACGGAGAGATTCAGCGTCTCAACGGACTCGTCCTGACGCTGAGGGACGCGTCCACTGACAAG gtgagGAGCGCTCTGCTGGCAGAGGCGGAGGAAGCGAGGCGGGGCTGGGAGGTGGAGCGTTGTCGCCTCCAGCAGGAAGTCCTGGAGCTGCGTAAGTCCAAGCGCTCGCTGGAAGACgctctgacatcatcacagcaggCGGGTCAGGCCCGAGCAGCCGAGCTCCGCTCcgctcatcatcaccaccaggAGGAGCTAAACCGCACTAAGAGAGACTGTGAGAAGGAGGTCCGCCGCCTG atGGATGAGATTAAGTTGAAGGACAGAGCGGTCAGTGTTTTGGACAAAGCTCTGGGGCTGCAGGCTGGCCACGCCCACCGCCTCCAGCTGCAGACTCAGGCGGCCGAGCAGCAAATCGCAGTGCTGAGAGACGCCCAGAGGGCGGGCACTAACCACACCCCTAACTCCACCCCTAACACTACTCCTCACATT tctcaGGAGGATCGTGACACTCGCAGGTTTCAGTTAAAAATCGCTGAGCTCAGCTCTGTCGTCAGGAAACTGGAGGATCGAAACGCTCTGTTGTCTGAAGAACGCAACGAactggtaacacacacagacagacacacacagacacatacacacacacacaca